From the genome of Pukyongia salina, one region includes:
- a CDS encoding vanadium-dependent haloperoxidase, with amino-acid sequence MKLNDKIIPIRVFAFLLVLFFLNSCKQDPSKVSTADLQHVEISAKDFQNAVDRVTEIMIHDIFSPPQASRIYAYPNIAAFEIIAQNDPTYKSLAGQVTDLTEIPTAADSLVNYSMAAMIAHMDLSKSLVFSEEKMTAYSDSLYDMWSEKNKPQFDASMNYAMEVVEHMKEWIGKDNYKQTRTMSKFTVDIDDPARWQPTPPAYMDGIEPHWNKIRPLVLDSASQFKPEPPPPFSLEKNSDFFKELKEVYDVSEDITKKGDESEEVEIAQFWDCNPYVSVTRGHLMFATKKITPGAHWMGITEIACKDTEANFNETVYAYTKSSIAMFDAFISCWDEKYRSNLIRPETLINQHIDENWKPILQTPPFPEYVSGHSVVSGAASTVLTDIFGDNFSFMDDTELPFGLPVRGFDSFNKAAEEAAVSRLYGGIHYRAAIDEGLTQGRQVGQWVIDNLQMKQ; translated from the coding sequence ATGAAATTAAACGATAAAATAATCCCTATTCGAGTATTTGCCTTCCTTCTGGTCTTATTTTTTCTGAATTCCTGCAAACAAGACCCTTCGAAAGTTAGTACGGCCGATCTTCAGCATGTTGAAATTAGCGCTAAAGACTTCCAAAACGCAGTTGATCGTGTAACCGAGATCATGATCCATGACATTTTTTCACCACCTCAAGCGAGCAGGATATATGCCTATCCTAATATTGCCGCTTTTGAGATCATTGCTCAAAACGATCCAACTTATAAAAGTCTTGCAGGACAAGTTACCGATCTTACCGAGATCCCAACAGCAGCAGATTCGTTGGTTAATTACTCCATGGCAGCGATGATAGCCCATATGGATCTTAGCAAAAGCCTGGTGTTCTCGGAAGAGAAGATGACTGCCTACAGCGACAGTTTATATGATATGTGGAGTGAGAAGAACAAACCTCAGTTCGATGCCTCCATGAATTATGCTATGGAAGTTGTAGAGCATATGAAGGAATGGATAGGAAAAGACAACTATAAGCAAACCCGTACCATGTCTAAATTTACGGTAGACATCGATGATCCGGCAAGATGGCAGCCCACACCACCTGCCTATATGGACGGAATCGAACCTCACTGGAATAAGATCAGGCCATTGGTGCTGGACTCTGCTTCACAATTTAAACCAGAGCCTCCACCACCATTCTCCCTGGAAAAGAACAGCGACTTCTTTAAGGAGTTAAAGGAAGTTTACGATGTAAGCGAAGATATTACCAAAAAAGGTGACGAATCTGAAGAAGTGGAGATCGCACAATTCTGGGACTGCAATCCCTATGTATCTGTTACCCGTGGCCACCTGATGTTCGCCACTAAAAAGATAACCCCGGGAGCACACTGGATGGGTATCACAGAGATCGCATGTAAGGATACAGAAGCTAATTTCAACGAGACCGTCTATGCCTATACGAAGAGTTCGATAGCGATGTTCGACGCGTTTATTAGTTGTTGGGATGAAAAATACAGATCCAATCTAATCAGACCCGAAACGTTGATCAACCAACATATAGACGAAAACTGGAAACCCATATTACAAACACCTCCCTTTCCCGAATATGTAAGCGGCCATTCGGTTGTTTCTGGAGCAGCTTCAACTGTTTTAACCGATATCTTTGGGGATAATTTTAGTTTTATGGACGACACCGAATTACCATTCGGACTCCCTGTTCGCGGTTTCGATTCCTTTAATAAGGCTGCGGAAGAAGCCGCAGTAAGTCGATTGTACGGAGGTATTCATTATCGCGCAGCAATCGACGAAGGATTAACCCAGGGCCGGCAGGTTGGACAATGGGTGATCGACAACCTTCAAATGAAACAATAG